The genomic DNA GGCGTAGATCGCGCGGATGACCTTCGCGGTGCGCTCGCGGATCTCCTGGTCCTCGCCCTCGTACGCCGCCACGACCTCCTGGGGGGCGGCGATCCCGCCGAAGGTGTCGGCCCACTCCTCCTGCGTGGTGCGTTCGAGGAAGACCGACGGGTGCGCCGGGTGGGCGCAGGCCTGGTGGACGCCCCCGCGCTCGGTGAGCAGCCCGGCGTAGGCCGCGGCCGGATCCAGGGTCAGCAGCACGGAGCCGTCCTTCATGAGTGGGACGACCTGCGCGGAGATCTTTCCGAGGACGACGTCCGGCACGGCGAGGATGACCACGTCGGCGGCCTTCGCGGCGTCCTCGAGCTCGGTGACCTCGCGGCCCAGCTCGGCCAGTCGCTGCCGGCCGGCCTCGGAGGCCTCGACGTAGAAGATCGGGGCGTCGGTGAGGTCGAGGTTGTTCGAGACGCGGGTGCCCATCTTGCCGGCCGCGCCGACCACCGCGACGCTGATCGAGGGATCGAGCTCGACGGTCTTGCCGAACAGGGGGTTCAGTTCCTTGGTCATGTCATGACTCCTTGGGTGTGGGTGGCCCCTGCGGGGCCGGGTCGATCGGCCGACGGGGGCCGAGGATCGGGATCAGGCCGTCCGGGCGTCGCGCCAGGCGCGCAGGGCTGCGAGGCTGCGGTCGGTCCAGGCGCGCTCGGCGGTGAGCGTCATCTCGAGGTCTCCCTGCCAGGGCAGCCAGTGCTCGACGATCGCGCTGGGGGCGCGGCGGTCGGTGCGGGTGGTGCCCTTGTCGGCGGCCGCAGCGCGTCGGCCCGTGGAGGGAGAGTCCTCTGCGTAGACGGCCTGCAGCTCGTGGTCGAGGTCCAGCAGGCCCTCGCCGAGCGGGGCGCCGGAGTAGGTGAAGCCCACCCAGCCCTCCTGGCGGGCGAAGGCGAAGTCCTTCACGTGCAGGTTCACGGTGTCCCGCGCGCAGGAGGCGACGACCTGCTTCGGGTGCTCGAGGGCGGAGACGCAGTTCGCGGGGTCCAGGCAGATTCCCACCAGCGGCGAATCGACCCGGCCGATCACCTGCAGCAGTGTCGCCGTGGGCACCTGCTCGTAGGTCTCCAGGGCGAGGGTGGTGCCGGTGCGCTCCAGACGGGGGAGGGTCGCGGCCAGCTCCTCGACGGCGGCGTCGACGCCCTCGGCGATCTCGGGGGCCTGGATCATCGAGCGCAGGGTGCGGGCGCCGAGCGCCTCGGCGAGGTCGAGGTACCGGGCCAGGTGGTCGCGGCCGATGGTGCGGGTGCCGAGCTCGAGCTCCACGCCCAGGATCTCGGCGCGCTCGCGCAGGGCGCGGAGTCCGTCGGCGTCCTCGGACTCGATGCGGGGATCGTCGCAGATCTGGAACACGTCGCAGTCCAGCTGGGCGGCGCGGTCGATCATGCCGGCGATCGACAGGGGCTGCGGGGCGCGGTCCTGGAACTCCCAGTACAGGGCGTAGGTGCCGATACCGATCTTCATGCGCGGGTCACTCCGTCGTGGGGTCGCGGTCTGCGGGGGCCGGGGCGGGGCGTCGACCCGGGCGATGCCCAGACCCTAGCCGGAGTCCCGCAAAGCGGTCAACCGGTTGGCCAATCTGCGGGCCGGCGCTGGACGGGTGGGCACGGCCGGTACTGTGTGGCGCTGTGAGCACCTCATCCCCTGCCGCTACCGGCCCTGCGGCGGACGACGGGTCGGCACCCCCGCGGTTCGGTCCCGGGCGCGCTGTGCCGGAGGGCCTGAACCGCTCGCCGAGCAGCGCCGTCACCTACCGCCTGCTGGACCTGCTGCTCGGGGAGTCGATGCGCCCCGGCGACCGCCTGCCGGGGGAACGGGCACTGGCCGAGGAGCTCGGCGTAGGTCGCAGCGCCGTGCGCGAGGCGATCTCCGCGCTCGAGGTGCTCGGGGTCGTCGAGACCCGCGCCGGATCGGGCACCTACCTGCGCTCGAGCACCTCCGAGCTGCTGCCCAGCACATTGTCGTGGTCACTGCTGATGGACCAGGAGCGCACCGCCGAGCTGAGCGTCGTGCGCGGGGCGCTCGAGCGTTCCGCCGCTCAGCTCGCCGCCCTCACCGCGACGGCGGAGCAGAAGGCCGAGCTGAGCCGCCTCGTGCAGGAGCAGCGTGAGGCGGCGGATGATCCCGAGGGCTACGTCGCGGCCGACGTCGCCTTCCACCGCGTGCTCGCGCAGGTGGGTGGGAACGGTCTGGTCAGCGAACTCCTGGCCACCACACGCACCTTGCTGCGCGTCTGGTTCGACCGGGCCGTGGACAACCGTGAGGACATCGATCGGGCGATCGACGAGCACGAGGCGATCGCCCGGGCCGTGGGCACCGGGGACGCCGCGGCCGCGGGGGAAGCGATGGAGCGGCACATGGCCACCGCCGCCGAGCGCATCCTGCGCGAGAGCCCCGAGAGCGACTGAGGCCGGCGATCTCGTCGGAGCACCTCGGATCTGTGCGAAGCGCTTCCCTCGACGTACGCTGATCCTATAGGATCGAGGGGAGACGTCATCACCACGGAAGGACAACGATGTTCACAGCGGAGACCTGGCCCATCGGCGCCAACATGCTCTCCTTCGGGAGCACCACCCCGGACGGCACCCCCACCGTGGAGGCCTCCGCCGCCGTCTGGGCCGCCCAGCTGCGGCAGGTCAAGGAGCTCGGAGTCGACCAGATCGACCCCACCGACGCCTGGCTGCCCCTGGCGAAGCTGAGCGACGAGCGCATCGAGGAGTTCCGTCGGGTGCTCGACGGCGAGGGCATGACGCTCTCTTCGATCTCCATGACCCGCAACTCCGTGGTCGACGTCCGCCACGGCGAGCAGAACCTCGCCGACGCCCTGCGCTTCCTCGAGATCGCCCCCAGCTTCGGTGTGGGCGTCGTCAACACCGGCTTCATGCAGGCGATCACCCCCATCCAGCAGGAGGCGATCTGGTTCTGGCTCGCCGACGGGCACGTCGACGACCCGGCGCTGCGCGACCTCGCCGTCGAGCGGGTGCGCGCCCTCGGGGACGCCGCCCGGGACCAGGGGATCGAGCTCAGCCTCGAGATGTACGAGGACACCTACGTCGGCACCGCGGACGAGGCCGTCGCCTTCCTCGAGGACGTCGACCACGCCTCGGTGGGACTGAACCCCGACCTCGGCAACCTCGTGCGACTGCACCGCGAGATCGAGCCGGTCACCGACATGTTCGAGAAGGTCCTCCCGCACGCGAACTTCTGGCACATCAAGAACTACACCCGCGACTACGATCCGGCGACCGGGGCGTACGCCACCGCCCCGATGCCGCTGAAGTACGGCTACGTCAACTATCGCGCCGTCATCCGCCGCGCCCTCGAGCTCGGCTACACCGGACCGTTCTGCTGCGAGCACTACGGCTCCGACTCCCTCGGCGTCGTCGCCGAGAACGTCCACTACATCCGGCAGGTCCTGGCCTCGGCCCTCGCCTGAGGCCCGGGGTCGAGGCCCCTGATCCCCTGAGAACGAAGGAGTTCTGATGGATCCGATCCTCCTCGTCGCGCTGCTCGTCGGCATCGCGCTCATCGTGGTCATCGTCCTGAGGACCCGCCTGGACGCCTTCGCCGGGCTGCTGATCGCCTCCGTCGTGATCGGACTGATCGCAGGGCAGTCGCTGCCCGCCATCGTCGAGTCGATCAAGACGGGCTTCGGCGACACCCTGGCGTCGATCGGCATCGTGATCGGTCTCGGCGTGGCCATCGGCAAGATCCTCGAGGTCTCCGGTGCCGCCCGGTCCATCGCGGTCGCCTTCCTGCGCCTGTTCGGGAAGGGCCGCGAACCCTGGGCCATGACCAGCATCGGCGCCCTGATCTCCATCCCGGTCTTCTGCGACTCGGGCTACGTGATCATGAATCCGCTGGCCAGGGCGATCGCCCGGGTCAAGAGCTACGGCTACGCCACGCTGGGCATCGCGCTCGCCGGCGGCATGGTGATCACCCACCACTTCGTGCCGCCCACTCCGGGCCCGCTCGGCGTGGCCGGGATCCTCGGCGTCGGCGTCGGCTCGGTGATCATCACCGGCCTCGTGTTCACCGTGTTCATGATCCCGGTGGTCACGCTGTACGCGAAGTGGGTCGGGCCCCAGGTCGAGGACCTCGTCTCCGAGGAGATCCAGGAGACCGTCTACGGGGACGTGCGCAGGGACCGCTCCGCGGTGGCCGTGGCGACCGGGGGTGCGGCCGGGGTCTCGCGGACCGACGCCGCCACCGACCTCGAGGACCTCTCCGCGGAGAACCCCGAACTGGGGGAGCGACCGGAGGGCGCCCCGCCCCACCGGGTCGGAGCGTTCGTCGGCCTGCTGCCGCTGGTCGTCCCGATCGTGCTGATCGTGCTGAACACGGTCGTCTCCGCGATCGACATGGGTGCGCAGGGCACGGCCCTGCCCGACGACTACGAGCCCTCCGCCTGGGCCGGAACCTTCGTGTTCATCGGGGATCCGGTGATCGCACTGCTGATCGGCCTGGTCCTGGCCGTGTACCTGCTGCTGCCCCGCTGGACCCCGCGCAGGACGAGTCACCGGTGGCTCGGCGACGCCGCGGCCGACGCGGGCCTGATCCTGCTGATCACCGGTGCCGGCGGCGGTCTCGGCCAGGTGCTGCGCGACACCGGCATCGGCGACGCGCTCGCCGAGGCGATCGGCGGCCTCCCCCTGCCGTCGTTCCTGCTGCCCTTCCTCATCGCCTCGATCGTGCGGATCGCGCAGGGCTCCGGGACGGTCTCGATGATCACCGCGGCCTCCGTCACCGCCCCGGTGATGGCCACCATCGGGCTCGACCCGCTGGTCGCGGTGATGGCCTGCGTGGCCGGCGCCATGGTGTGCAGCTACTTCAACGATTCCTACTTCTGGGTCGTCACCCGCTTCCTCGGACTCGAGGGAACCGCGGCCCTGAAGGCCCACTCCGGGCTGACCACCGTCATGTGGGCGGCCTCGATCCCGATGCTGTTCGTGCTGAGCCTCGTACTCGGCGCGAGCGGCTGACCACCCGATCCACCACCACCTGACACCTCTGCTCCACCCCCCCCCATGACCCCCGAACGAACGGAGAACCCCATGAGCCTCGAGATCACCCGCATCCAGCCCTTCCCCGAGCAGCGCACCGCGATCGTGACGGGCGCCGGCGCCGCGCGCGGCATCGGCCGTCGCGTCGCCCGCAAGCTCGCCGCCGAAGGCTGGAGCGTCGTCGCCGCCGATCTCGACGCCGCGGCCGTCGAGGCCTTCGCCGAGGAGCTCGCGGCCGAACTGCCCGCGGACTCGGGCCAGAAGGTCCTCGGCGTCGGGGTCGACGTCAGCGACCAGGCCGCCGTCGACGCCGCCTTCGCGCGCGTCGACGCCGAGATGCCGCCGATCGCGGCGCTCGTGAACCTCGCCGGGATCCCCAGCCCGCACTCGATCTTCGAGCTCACCTCGGAGATCTGGGACCGGGTCATGGACGTCAACGGCAAGGGCACGCTGCTGATGATGCAGGCCGCGGCGAAGCGCATGGTCGACGGCGGCTTCGGTGGCCGCATCGTGAACACCTCCTCCATCACCGCCCTCGACGGCGGCGGCACCTTCTCCAAGACCGGCTACGCCGCGGCGAAGGCCGCCGTGCAAGGTCTGACCCGAGGCGCTGCCCGCGAGCTCGGGCAGTACGGCATCACCGCCAACGTGATCCTGCCCGGCCCGATCGACACCGACATCATGGGCGGGACCCTCACCGACGAGCGCAAGGAGGGCATGAGCTCGAACATCCCGCTGCAGCGCGTGGGTCAGCCCGAGGAGGTCGCGGGCCTGATCGCCTTCCTGGTCGGCGAGGACTCCAGCTACGTCACCGGCACCTCGATCAGCGTCGACGGCGGGAAGCACATGCACTGAGGTGCGTCGGCCCCGGGGCGGCGCGTCCCGGGGCGCAGATCCCATTGGATCCTTCGCGGCGAGTCCGTGCCGACGGCAGAGCATGCGGCTGCGGCGTGCGCGGTCTCCGGCGCCGCCCTGCCCTGTGACGTCGACCGATGGTCCGCCTCCGCGCACCGTCGAGCACTTGACAGGCGTGAGGTAGATCATTTGACTGTAGCCACATCCTATTTGATATCGAGAGCGACCTGGCGTGCCGAGGGACCCCGCGCCCCGTCGGCTCTCGACACCGCTGGAGGACGATGATGCCCGCACCCGCACCCCGGATCGCCCTGACCTTCGGAGACTTCTCCGGCATCGGTCCCGAGCTCGCCGTACGCCTGCTCGCCGAGCCGAAGAACCTCGAGACGGTGCGGGTCTCCGCGCTCGTCTCCCCGGAGGAGTTCGCCGCCGCCTGCGCGGCCGCCGGGGTGGAGGTGCCCACGACCGACGAGCCGCGCACGGGCGCGGTGCACCTCGTCGGCTCCGATCTCCAGGACGTCCCCGTACCGATCGCCGAGACCTCGGTGGCCGCCGGGACCCGCGTCATCCGGGACCTCGAGAAGGCACTGCGGCTGTTCGAGGACGGCGAGGCCGACGCGATCATGTTCCTCCCCCTGAACAAGACGTCACTGCACCTCGCGGGGATGGACGAGGAGGACGAGCTGCGCTGGTTCGCCCGGCAGCTCGACTTCGACGGCTTCACCAGCGAGGTGAACGTGATCCCCGGCCTGATCACCTCCCGCGTCACCTCGCACGTCCCGATCTCCGACGTCGCCCGGAGCATCAGCGCTGCGCGGGTGCGCCAGGCGATCGGGCTCCTCCGGGACGTCGTGCGCGGGACGGGCATCGGATCCCCGCGCCTCGCCGTCGCCGCCCTGAACCCCCACGCGGGGGAGAACGGCCAGTTCGGCCGCGAGGAGATCGACCACATCGCCCCGGGGGTCGAGCTCGCCCACGAGGTCGACGGGATCGACGTGAGCGGCCCCTACCCGAGCGACACGCTCTTCCTCAAGGCGTGGGACGGGGACTTCGACGGCGTCGTGACGATGTACCACGACCAGGGCCAGATCGCCATGAAGCTCCTGGGCTTCTCGGACGGCGTGACGGTCCAGGGCGGCCTGCCGGTGCCGATCTCGACCCCGGCCCACGGCACCGCCTACGAGATCGTCGGGAAGAACCTGGCGGGGCTGGGGCCGAGCCAGCGGGCATTCGACATCGCGTCGGGTCTCGCGGCGCAGACGGCCTCGCGCCGCGCACGCTGAGCGCTGGCCTTCCCGTCACCCGAGGCAAGGAGGCATCGGTGCACCTGACACGACGACACGCCCTGGCGGCAGCGCCCCTGACCGCCGCGGCGCTGGCGGGCTGCTCGCGCGGTGAGAGCGCCTCCGGCGGCAGCACCACGATGATCGTGCCCTTCGCCCCGGGCGGGGGCTCCGACCAGTCCGGTCGCGCTCTCGCCGACGGTCTCGAGCGCGCCACCGGCGACACCGTCTCCGTGGAGAACATCCAGGGCGGCTCCGGCGCGATCGGGTACTCCGAGTTCCTCGGGATGCACGGCGACGGCTCGAAGCTCCTGGCCACCGAGACGGCGCTGATGGCGCTCGCGCTCACCCAGGACGTCCGCTTCTCCTACGAGGACTTCACGCCGATCTTCAAGGCGGGGGACGACTTCGCGATCCTGGTGACTCGGCCCGACGCCGACTACGGGACCGGGATGGACCTGGTCGACGCGGCCCGGGAGAGGAGCATCCTCGTCGGGGTCTCCGGGGCGACGAGCCTCGACGAGATCCTCTTCTCCCTCATCGAGGGCGACCAGCAGATGGAGTTCGACCGCGTCCCCTACGAATCCGGCGGCGAGGTGCTGGCGGCCCTGCTCGGGGGTCATATCGAGGCGGGGCTGCTGAACCCCAGCGAAGTCCTCGGGCAGCTGCAGTCGGGAGATCTCAAGGCGCTGTGCGCGCTGGCCTACGAGCGCTACGAGGCCGACGAGCTGGCTGACATCCCCACGGGCCTGGAACAGGGGCTCGACGTGGCGTTCGCGCAGTTCCGCGCCGTGATCGCCCCGGGCGGCATCGACGAGGAGGCCAGGCAGCGCTGGGTCGAGGCGGCCCGGGAGTACGCCGGAACCGAGGAGTACCGCACCTACCTCGCGGACAACTTCCTGGTCGAGGCCCCGCTCTACGACAAGGAGCTGGGGGAGTACTTCGAGCAGTACAACGAGGAGCTCGCGGAGGCCTTTACATGACACAGACCGCCCACGAGAAGCGCGAGCAGCTGATCTTCCTCGCCGTGATGACCGTCCTGGGGATCCTCGCCGTCGTCGGCGGCCTCGGCTACGGGCTGGAGCTCGAGGGGCGCGTCGGCCCCGGGGTCATGCCCTTCGCCGCCGGGGTGCTGATGCTCCTGACCGTCGCGGTGCAGGCCCGTCGTCGGCTGCGTGCACCCGTCGTCGAGCCCGCGCCCGCCCCCGCGGACGACGCCGGACCGCCGGACGGGCCCGCTCCCGACGCCAGACCGGATGCGCGGCTGGTCGCCCTGATCTTCGCCCTGATCGTGCTGGCGGTCGCCGCCACCTTCCTCGTGGGGATGCTGATCGCGGTCTCGCTGCTCGTCGGCGCCCTGTTCCTGGTCAATGACCGCACCCGGCCCCGGGCCGCGCTGATCGCCGCGGTGACCGCCGGAGGGTTCGGATGGCTCGTCTTCGCGACGCTGCTGAACGTGCCCCTGCCCACCGGCTTGCTCGGCCTGATCTGAGGGGATGACGATGCTCGAGAACCTCGCCACCGGCTTCGCGGCCTCCCTCTCTCCCGAGAACCTGCTCTGGTGCCTGATCGGCGTCGTCGCCGGCACCGTGATCGGGATGCTCCCGGGCCTCGGGGCCACCACCGGCATCGCGATCCTCATCCCGCTCACCCTCGGGATGGACCCGCTCACCGCGCTCATCATGCTGGCCGGCATCTACTACGGCTGCCAGTACGGGTCGACGATCTCCGCCGTGCTCATCGCGACCCCGGGCGACGCGAACGCGGTCTCCACCGTGCTCGACGGCTACGCGATGGCCCGCAACGGACGCGCCGGGGCGGCGCTCGCGATCTCGGCGATCGGGTCGTTCATCGCGGCCATCGTCTCGGTGCTGCTGCTCGCGGCCCTCGCCGCCCCGATCGCCGACCTCGCGCTGGACTTCGGACCGGTCGAGAACTTCGCCATCATGGTGTTCGCCCTGGCCACGATCGTCTCCTTCTCCGGCGGGAGCGTGTCC from Brachybacterium sacelli includes the following:
- a CDS encoding FadR/GntR family transcriptional regulator — encoded protein: MSTSSPAATGPAADDGSAPPRFGPGRAVPEGLNRSPSSAVTYRLLDLLLGESMRPGDRLPGERALAEELGVGRSAVREAISALEVLGVVETRAGSGTYLRSSTSELLPSTLSWSLLMDQERTAELSVVRGALERSAAQLAALTATAEQKAELSRLVQEQREAADDPEGYVAADVAFHRVLAQVGGNGLVSELLATTRTLLRVWFDRAVDNREDIDRAIDEHEAIARAVGTGDAAAAGEAMERHMATAAERILRESPESD
- a CDS encoding tripartite tricarboxylate transporter substrate binding protein; this encodes MHLTRRHALAAAPLTAAALAGCSRGESASGGSTTMIVPFAPGGGSDQSGRALADGLERATGDTVSVENIQGGSGAIGYSEFLGMHGDGSKLLATETALMALALTQDVRFSYEDFTPIFKAGDDFAILVTRPDADYGTGMDLVDAARERSILVGVSGATSLDEILFSLIEGDQQMEFDRVPYESGGEVLAALLGGHIEAGLLNPSEVLGQLQSGDLKALCALAYERYEADELADIPTGLEQGLDVAFAQFRAVIAPGGIDEEARQRWVEAAREYAGTEEYRTYLADNFLVEAPLYDKELGEYFEQYNEELAEAFT
- a CDS encoding sugar phosphate isomerase/epimerase family protein gives rise to the protein MKIGIGTYALYWEFQDRAPQPLSIAGMIDRAAQLDCDVFQICDDPRIESEDADGLRALRERAEILGVELELGTRTIGRDHLARYLDLAEALGARTLRSMIQAPEIAEGVDAAVEELAATLPRLERTGTTLALETYEQVPTATLLQVIGRVDSPLVGICLDPANCVSALEHPKQVVASCARDTVNLHVKDFAFARQEGWVGFTYSGAPLGEGLLDLDHELQAVYAEDSPSTGRRAAAADKGTTRTDRRAPSAIVEHWLPWQGDLEMTLTAERAWTDRSLAALRAWRDARTA
- a CDS encoding 4-hydroxythreonine-4-phosphate dehydrogenase PdxA, whose product is MMPAPAPRIALTFGDFSGIGPELAVRLLAEPKNLETVRVSALVSPEEFAAACAAAGVEVPTTDEPRTGAVHLVGSDLQDVPVPIAETSVAAGTRVIRDLEKALRLFEDGEADAIMFLPLNKTSLHLAGMDEEDELRWFARQLDFDGFTSEVNVIPGLITSRVTSHVPISDVARSISAARVRQAIGLLRDVVRGTGIGSPRLAVAALNPHAGENGQFGREEIDHIAPGVELAHEVDGIDVSGPYPSDTLFLKAWDGDFDGVVTMYHDQGQIAMKLLGFSDGVTVQGGLPVPISTPAHGTAYEIVGKNLAGLGPSQRAFDIASGLAAQTASRRAR
- a CDS encoding phosphogluconate dehydrogenase C-terminal domain-containing protein; its protein translation is MTKELNPLFGKTVELDPSISVAVVGAAGKMGTRVSNNLDLTDAPIFYVEASEAGRQRLAELGREVTELEDAAKAADVVILAVPDVVLGKISAQVVPLMKDGSVLLTLDPAAAYAGLLTERGGVHQACAHPAHPSVFLERTTQEEWADTFGGIAAPQEVVAAYEGEDQEIRERTAKVIRAIYAPVIDVHWVTIKQLAQLEPTLVETTGCMIGQFLKDSMDHAIHEVGIPEKAVKALFYGHIYISLTNALRGSNPFSDACLRAMDYGRESIINPDWTKIWDDEQLDKVLATMLEIDPIQR
- a CDS encoding sugar phosphate isomerase/epimerase family protein translates to MFTAETWPIGANMLSFGSTTPDGTPTVEASAAVWAAQLRQVKELGVDQIDPTDAWLPLAKLSDERIEEFRRVLDGEGMTLSSISMTRNSVVDVRHGEQNLADALRFLEIAPSFGVGVVNTGFMQAITPIQQEAIWFWLADGHVDDPALRDLAVERVRALGDAARDQGIELSLEMYEDTYVGTADEAVAFLEDVDHASVGLNPDLGNLVRLHREIEPVTDMFEKVLPHANFWHIKNYTRDYDPATGAYATAPMPLKYGYVNYRAVIRRALELGYTGPFCCEHYGSDSLGVVAENVHYIRQVLASALA
- a CDS encoding SDR family NAD(P)-dependent oxidoreductase; its protein translation is MSLEITRIQPFPEQRTAIVTGAGAARGIGRRVARKLAAEGWSVVAADLDAAAVEAFAEELAAELPADSGQKVLGVGVDVSDQAAVDAAFARVDAEMPPIAALVNLAGIPSPHSIFELTSEIWDRVMDVNGKGTLLMMQAAAKRMVDGGFGGRIVNTSSITALDGGGTFSKTGYAAAKAAVQGLTRGAARELGQYGITANVILPGPIDTDIMGGTLTDERKEGMSSNIPLQRVGQPEEVAGLIAFLVGEDSSYVTGTSISVDGGKHMH
- a CDS encoding tripartite tricarboxylate transporter TctB family protein, giving the protein MTQTAHEKREQLIFLAVMTVLGILAVVGGLGYGLELEGRVGPGVMPFAAGVLMLLTVAVQARRRLRAPVVEPAPAPADDAGPPDGPAPDARPDARLVALIFALIVLAVAATFLVGMLIAVSLLVGALFLVNDRTRPRAALIAAVTAGGFGWLVFATLLNVPLPTGLLGLI
- a CDS encoding GntP family permease, whose product is MDPILLVALLVGIALIVVIVLRTRLDAFAGLLIASVVIGLIAGQSLPAIVESIKTGFGDTLASIGIVIGLGVAIGKILEVSGAARSIAVAFLRLFGKGREPWAMTSIGALISIPVFCDSGYVIMNPLARAIARVKSYGYATLGIALAGGMVITHHFVPPTPGPLGVAGILGVGVGSVIITGLVFTVFMIPVVTLYAKWVGPQVEDLVSEEIQETVYGDVRRDRSAVAVATGGAAGVSRTDAATDLEDLSAENPELGERPEGAPPHRVGAFVGLLPLVVPIVLIVLNTVVSAIDMGAQGTALPDDYEPSAWAGTFVFIGDPVIALLIGLVLAVYLLLPRWTPRRTSHRWLGDAAADAGLILLITGAGGGLGQVLRDTGIGDALAEAIGGLPLPSFLLPFLIASIVRIAQGSGTVSMITAASVTAPVMATIGLDPLVAVMACVAGAMVCSYFNDSYFWVVTRFLGLEGTAALKAHSGLTTVMWAASIPMLFVLSLVLGASG